DNA from Daphnia pulicaria isolate SC F1-1A chromosome 3, SC_F0-13Bv2, whole genome shotgun sequence:
actttccctttttcttattgcGTTCTTACATACGTTTTCGCTAATAGCAATCTTTTATGGTGAATACGTGAAAGAAATGAGACGCTAAACGAAATTTCAGCGCTAATGTGTAAACTGTAATGTGTAGGGAAGAAAGTTTCAATTGCCGCTGGAGCGTGAATGTGCGTTTAGTTTATTGAAACAAATCGACGTGCATATTGACGGAGCGTGGCGCAAAACAAAAGCGAATCAATGAACAATAGACTTtatcaaaattggaaaaaagtcGTTACCCATTCACGAGTATATATGAAACATCTAATAACAATCCGAGATGAcgaatcaaaaattgccggaAGATTGGAACTGTACGTATGTCCGATGAGCATTGAAGACTGTGTGCAACACAAAGGTTACATTTAAGCAATGACtcgtgattattttttttttcttgtgccagaattgtttgttctttggaGAAGGAGGAAAACTTTTCGTGACAATGCAGCTGACTCTGATAAGCGGACTTTTTCAAATTATGATTTCACATGTTAAAAAGTGGACGACATCTAGTGCCGCGATAGCGGACTGAActaaacaaaatacaaaagagtTTCTTCTCTTGTCGCGTAGTTGCGTGACTAACGACGTGAAAGCGAAGAAATCACGAACAAGTTTTCCCATTGACAGGTTGTCTGGGCTCTAGACTCTTATTCAAAATAAACAGGCACCATGCGTGTCATGTCGCGATTAATAAGAGGCTGGCGTCTGTTTGAAAAGCCCTTCGTACAATGAGTTAAAAATGACTTGTCGAAATTCCGATTTCCTGGTAGCTTTTTTAAGCAGTGTTTGAAATAACTGAGATACAGATTGACGTCATTCGCctacatttattttcttcgaaGTACAATTAATATAATGCTAAAGTAATATTTTTGAACCTTATCCCAGGCATTTGAATAAGGGCCAACAACGATGTTCCTTCCATCTTCTGGTTATTCTTATGCATATAATCCGTTtactttatgatttttttttcactctagTTGACCCTATCTGTATGATTTATCATTCCATTTACCAAGTAGCCTGCAGTAAAGCTTAAACGTTATGAATTTTCAAGTCCTAAACTTCATTAATTTGATATCATACCAAATTAATGAACGAACAGAGCAGCTGTGATGATGCGACCTGTTCAACAGCACGTGGAGctaaaaaaacttatttacCAGCGGAATTTTCAAGGGTCTGAATCCgacgaaataaacaaaaataataatttgaagtACCGGTAGTTGATTGCGTACTGTACGTACCAGTAGATTTGCATAATAAAGCATGCAAGAGCAAAgagtccagaaaaagaaaagaataaaaatacaaaaaaaaacgtgtccCTAGCAAATGTAAAGTCTAGCTATATTTTGTGATGTAAGTGTCTTACAGTTCTTGCTAAGAACTTTGACGTCAGAGATACTGCGAGTAAACCCATACAGGCCCATGATTTTTCTTATTGGTCTAGACCTCCTTGCCTCCTTGCCTATTTATTTGTTCTGACACTGTCAATTCAAATACAACCGTGTTTTTGAATAACTCTATGAATAAGACGCATCCTTTAGTGGAAACTACCCACAAGTACCCAAGAAGTAGAGAATTATGTTAGAGACCCCcgggtgaattcttttgttAAATGTCTCAATACAAGTTCAAGGGCTTGCGTTCAAATACCACCCAAAAAACTTGTCGCttcattcttattttattgACGCTTTATGAGAAAGGGATTCCTGTTCCCGAGTCAATTGACATTGTgcgccttttttttatgaaggCGTTCCGTGAACTCCTCTTCATTCACTCTATTATGTCACGTTCGTTTTTAGCCAACGCAGAAACGGAAGCTTATAGGGCGTCTACTACATAAATATGCGGGAAATTTAATTCGTGGTTCAGTGATAATTTGGCTAGGCAACCGATGACGCCTTAATTATTATCTTACTTTAACAGAACACCTCtgtagataaacagcatcaacGATTGACTCTGCTTATTTTGATTAGAGTAACAGTTCATCAAAGCTGCCATAAGATGGTCAGAATTAATATCGTGTGTGCAAATATGTGTTTGTCAGTTTTGTTGATAGTGTTATCCATCTATTTTGAGGGAAAGAGTGTCTACGCTAATTCTGAAGAAGGTAAGGCAATCATACTTTAATTCGTAAAAGAGCGATAGCTTCCACTATGCGAGAATGAAATTTCATTACTATATGTATCGTTTcagaatttttggaaaaaatccaTCCGCTAGACAGCAACGCTGATCCGGCACCGAAACAGGCCAtaaacaaacacaacaaatCATTGCGTTTCTTAGGCGATACTCCTACTACAATCTTCATTAACGTATTGTCGATTGTATCCAACATTATGACAGTGTGGGGATTTATAGAGACTCGGGAGGACgcgatagaaaagaaaaaaatgaaaaaactgaaagaagaagaggaaacgagTGAATATGATCAAACGGAAGTGTTAGAGGAATTAAATCGAAAATTGGAAGGGATACATTCAGGAATCACAGAGGAAATGGAACATATGAAACGTTCTTTTAAACAATTGACCTGCCGTTTTGACGCCGTTCAcgccaaaagtaaaagcatCAGTCAAGAGTGTCTGAAATTTATTCGACCACTGAACCAACCAACTCATAATAAGGCCATACCACTGGAAGCAGAACTTCCTCATTATAAAATTAATCACGtccagaaaacaaattttttgtcttcatATGAAGATCATCGTGTGAACGGATGAAATGTTTCAACAATCTTTTTAAAGCTGTTACTGCgactaataaaatatacagGCCTACAGGTTAGATTATACGATTATACACAAATGTTAACATGTTAAATACGCTTTGTGTGCTCCAGTTGAGTTCCTATTTCGTTAATATACAGTTAAGTTattttaatgttattttttgttacagTTGTTTAATCATTTTGCAACATACTCCTCAGCTTTTAATCTCGACTCAGCGACCGTCAATCGAAtagaataatttcaaaaagttaGACAGTGACTTATTTGGGCGTGTTTCCTAACAACTCGGTTCAActatttgaagaagaaatagaataaGTGTTCCGGAAATTTTGAAGCAATACACATTAGATTAACGTTAGTGTTAGTCTGTTAAATGGTCTAACTGAGTCGTGTGTTAAAAGTCTTGTCTTTGCGAGCGGAACATAAGAACTCcagatttatttcatttaaatcgtTCATATAAACAGAATGACGAAGCCGAAAAATTTGTCAATAAAAGGGAAGATATTAATTGGAGTGGTGCATTGAGTGCACGGTCGTATTTCAATGCGCTGCATACTGGGCCTTAATTAGCCCGCTTTGCGTTAGGCCTACTGAGTGAACAGTAACGGTCCACGATCATTGTCATCGTCTGAATGACACAGCTTCAgatgaaataaacaataacGAAGAACATTCCTGCAGAGTACATATACAAGCAAATATAATTTATAACCTGAGTCATTGTCAATTTGATCAAATCCCAAATATTTCTATTACTATTCCTAGTAAATCAACAACGTAACGCTGTAAAAAAAACCGGGGTATTCGCAGCATCTaaattccattccaatccgCAACAcacccaaataaaaaatccccccccccaccaaaaaaaaaaaatatatatatacagtacccaccaaactattaggtacacccccctattttcaatgcattcttatggcactacgtgtcctagaaaaaatgctataactcttgaaccgcttgggccagatttttttccttttggccctgagtagatctaatgatgatctacattttttctacacatgaagttgtcgtaggattaacccccacggcgctacggtatcgttcagtttattaggtacacccgttttccccccatatgcgccgtgttaaatacggcgttttccaaaatttacaaaaaatactaaaaatcaagctaaaatctttttctttgtgccaaaagatgcagaattcttcactctatacgaatgtaaagaataatttacaatcaaatcaactcagagaacccttccctatgcctcaaagttttccacttcaaaatttgtacttttttcaacaaacttgCACTTTCGCCAGCAGAGGGCGCCCAATTTCGCccaattttgaagtggaaaactttgaggtatagggaagggttctctgagttggtttgattgtaaattattctttatattcgcatagagtgaagaattctgcatcttttggcacaaagaaaaagattttagcttgatttttagtattttttgtaaattttggaaaacgccgtatttaacacggcgcatatggggggaaaacgggtgtacctaataaactgaacgataccgtagcgccgtgggggttaatcctacgacaacttcatgtgtagaaaaaatgtagatcatcattagatctactcagggccaaaaggaaaaaaatctagcccaagcggttcaagagttattgcatttttctaggacacgtagtgccataagaatgcattgaaaataggggggtgtacctaatagtttggtgggtactgtatatacATATAAGATAAATAAGATCATTTCGATTCAATAGGCATCCACTTCTCTATCAAAGAGCTTCAAACAGGTTTCAAGAATGGCAAGTTTCTTCAGATGATCTGGTCTTTGAAGCTGatgaaacaaagtgaaaatggTCATCACAAACTCTTGTAAAATATCGCCTGAACCCCCATTAGGATTTAGCTCGAGATACTTGCATAATGTCTTCAAGTTAACTAATTCCTAATAGATCTGCATGAGGCGTCTGGTGTGACTGAAGTATCATCGTCCACCATCAGTGGACGACTGGCGTCTATACCATGAGTTTATCGGAGTTTATATATACTATTCTCATTATTTCTTGCATATCTGTGCCCATCTATCTAACaaatactattattattagccTAGTCTTCGTGGGTGGATGTGAGTGAAGTGTAAAGGTTACGCATACCCACTAGTCAAGTAATGTCTTTGCTTGTTCACTGACTCGACACATTTGTTGAACCTTATTGTGTAAACACTTGGAAAAGCCCAATAAGTAGGTGCCAGGTAGGTGCCCACTCAAACCAGTAGAACAATGTAAAGACTAACGGTATTGACCAGTGTGGAACTCTAGGCAATGAACGTTTTATACAGAAAAACTCAATGGGTCACTTTGCTAGACAGGCAAATTGTCTTTCTACTTTGTTATAAAATGAAGTGATGAAGTAATAGAAATTCATGCGATTGAATAAGAATGCACGCAGTACACCGGTCACTTCCCATTGTTAACTCGAGACTTGTTGACATACGGATGGTTGATCCACTTTGCAATGTCTCTTATCTCAGCCGCACACTACCAACCGTCAACTCCATGCCGCACACTATACCGCCTGACTACCGCCTCAAGTTTTGTGATGTGTTAATGTTAATATTAATTATGTTCACAGGACACTGAAAAATTGTCGTTTAGTCAACAAGCGGTTtatcgaataaaaaaatttaaataaaaaaattgtaatacgTCACGGCAGAGTGAGACTGTGTCGTGGAGAGGTTGGACCGCCACGACAGGGGTCTTCACTGTGACAATCCTGTGTGCGATTTACTTCCGTGCTAGACGTTTTTGGGGTTAAGTGCTAAGAAAACGATGATGGCGTCGTAATGTGATATGTGCGTTGCAACCTAAAAATGTCTTCTTCGTACACACTTACATAGTAACACAGTACATATACTGTAGCAAGCAATATAAGGGAGTTAGATGTACAGGAATCACAAGGTTTAGTGTTCCATGGACCATCAATCCAACCAGTGCAACAAATCGACTGGAAAAGcttgcttttttaaataataaatgagtgtttgatttgaatttgaaggaTCGAAAAACGCGCATCGTTTCCATAATGTGTATAAATTTTcgcaaatttgttttcttgatcacaatttcgatttatttagaaaatacatttgtTCACAGTGCCATCGATAAAGGTAGAATAATTTCCAAATAATTTCCATTCAACAGTTGTCAATTTGAATAAATGCCGTAAAAAATTGCCCATATTGTTCTTAAGATGACTAAACTAATATTATTTCTTGTGATTgtagatttttcaaaagaaatttattacAAGAAAGGAGAAGACTTATTGGTTTCTGATTCGAAATGGACCTTCAGTGAACGCAGAGGACGCTTATCGAGCGGCAGCCCAGTCGCTACATTTCTTAAGAACTCACTTAGCATTACAAGTGCTATATTTACAATCTGGATCTTTGCTGAGACAAGGGAAACACAAGCTGATAAGAAGCAAGTCACTAGTGAACAACAGTTTCAAGACTTAAATGATCACATGGAATATCTAAATATTCAAATGGAAGGTGTTCAGCATTCCCTAATGCATCTGACGTGTCTCTTATTCGATGCCGTCCAAGCACAGACGAAAAATAAGCCCTTCAGTCGAGAATGTCTGCAATTTATTCAGAAACACAAACAGGCTGAAACATATTCTCCCATAAACCGTCCCACTTTATAACCAAAAACCACATCGagaataaaaattctttatCAACCAGCCTATGATGGGCGGGTTCCaagaattaattcaaaaaacttgttttgtaTTCGGACGCCATTCATCACGCATTAGATTGACCTCAAATCAGGTTTCTTCTGTGCTCTGATTTATTAAAAAGTgtaatttattgaaatgtaCGTTGTATCTTAATAACGCTATCGAGTAATAAACAAACcagaaatttcaaacaaaaactcTTCATTCGAGTAATTATGTGACCTTGTGATGATGACGCCAGTAGAGCAAGCTTTCTCTGGTAAGATAAAGAATAATTGCGGCTGAGAGTATACTGGTCGTCCATTGCATGAATGTGAAAgcgagtttcttttcttgcgtTGTAAAATTATCGCAGATTACAGACAGGGTCACTAGGTCACTATTTAATAACAAACGACCTTCAACAACCAACACCATTTAAGGGAGATTTTcacattaataattttttttttacgtgacTATACAGTACGTCTTGGCACGAAACTCGTATTCGGACGATTCCATGTTTctagaaaaaatttctattttgtcTCGGACTCCTGTGTAAGTTCCATTCATGTGCGCATAAGGATGTCCACCACGACTTTCCAGTTACATAATCCATATTGGGTTTCTTTTACGACCACGTTACCACTGTGTGGTCAAACTAGCTTTTCCGGTTTtcgataaaaaatagtaaatacctaattcctttttttcgatgATTTTTACACTACTATTTCCATATTATTTAAGTTCGTTCTCCTCTAAATGACTGATGTTAGCTCTTGTAAACCCCATTCATTACCTGTTCATGACACATTTTCCACAAGACAATTGTGAAGTagaatttgacaaaatttatTCGAACAAATGATCAAGCATTgacatgtttaatttttttttaagtttccatGTATTATTAGGTTTAggtcataaaaaaaaggatgaaccAAATTTTCCCCACCTAACAGTGCTGGTGAAATGGCGATTTCTTCGTGCTGATATAATAAGAATATGAAGAGCAATTCGGCCATGATGCGTGATACATcgattggtatttttttttttcaaaagattcaataaagtttagaaaaatattttataaaaaataaacgccAAAACAATCACTAAAATCGAGCGCAACAGCGTCCTCAACAAATACAACCTatgcaaagaaaaaatctataTTAGTCAACATCGGGAAAAAAACGCATATTTACTATTCTAAGCAGCGGATACTTCTACATTTACACGCAATAAGTGCGGaagtatttcacttcatctttTTTCACGAAGaccacaatttttaaaaactatcgctaaaattaaaacaataaattaataataccTGTTCAAATTCCTTCTGGCAATTTGCAATGTTTGTATATTGTCCTTAAGCAGGAACCTCCGGCAGCCGAGAATATAGTTGGTGACGTAATTTTCCCAGTTGATCTCTCGGACGTCGAAGTTGAACACACGACGATCTTCAACAGACATTTCTTCTAGGAGTTGGATGGGATTATTGCTCACAAATTTCCATTCGCGAACTACATAAAAATTCAGGCACGATGACGCTCGGTGGATTTTGTTGTATAAGGATACCTTTGAAGGTTTTTATAAGTAAGTCATATTGAATTAATTAACCTCGTTGCATTAATAAGTAaacgaaaatgatgaaataccAACCATAATCGGTTTCTTTCCAATAATTCGAGCGACAAAGTCGAAAAAGTAAGCCGGGAAATAGTGGAACAGTgccttttcaattttgaatgggATTTCGTGAGTATGGTAATTAATGCTGGGGTACCAGGCCATGTCTTTGGTAGGAAATCGTTTCCAAGCAGCAATACCATACTGATTGAATTTACCCCAAGTTACAGGATTGTGAGATCCTGTTACGCAGTTGTATACTTTCGCTTCACTACCCTGTCTGAATAAtggaatcaaaaaaaaaatttcggcaATAGATTTATTGGCCGTAGTGGAAATGATTAATGCTTACTGCATTCCGCCAATGGCACTCTTCCAAGCGGCAGCAatcattaaatttattgatatgtCAACGGGTATCATATCACCTACTAATTGACAGTTAGTAATCGCGGTTCGTAATAATCCCTTCCCCACACCGACAACGAAACCTGAATCACATCCGTAATCGAGCTGTAAATGCTATTTATAGACTGGTTTTATTGGCACGTTCTTATTACCACTAGGTCCGTTCAGATTGTCAATCCATCCAGGAATGGGTTCCTGAAGCGAGCACGTGACAATCGATGGTCTAACAATAGCCAagggaattttgttttcactgcAGAATTTTTGAAGCACCTGTTCGCCCAAAGCCTAGAAACGAGAAATTCTATAGAAATAAGGCTATTTTCTAGAAagaatgaatttttgtttcgggACATTGCCTTCGTGAAAGCGTAAACGTTTGGACACTTTCCAACTAGCCTGTATGTGTTACAATATTGTGTCAATTATTTATAGACTGCACGGGTAAAAATGATACGTATTCTTTTTTAGTGCAAGTTGTTATACTGTTTAGTTATGCTGGCCAGAAGTTCGTTGTCCATGCAATCAACAAATTCCATTAACTTCTGAGGATCCATAGACGCTGGATAGACTACCTCGTCTATTTCCCCCTTGTCCAAGTTATTAAACACGGTTGACACATGAACAAAAGCCTGCAAcacaaatgaaacaaacatagtACTtcatatgtttgtttttttatctacAAATATCGACTTTTAATGAACACAAACCTGTAATTTTTTCAGTTGGCTGCAAAATGTAATCACTTTCTGCGGACCTTTGATGTTTGCATCGATCGCTTGACGAAGGTTGTCGTCGAAGTTGATACGCGCAGCCGTGTGAAAGACGATGGAAACCgatgaatttaaaatctcCTGATCAGCAGGTGATAGGCCAAGCGCAGTCAACGAAATATCGCCGGACACGGGAACTAACTTTTTAAAGACATCGGGCTGATCTTGTTGCAGAGACTGAAACACCTAAAAATACATATCCTTGTGTCAATCACTGTCAGCTTCAAAAATGCATACTATCCAGGGGCGTTGGAAGTGGATTAAATTCATACTTCGTTGTTGATGAGTTCTTCAAGACGGCAAGCGATATCCTTCCCCTTTGAGGGTCTCAACAGTAGATAAACGCGATCTATTCCAGGACAGGATCGTAGCAGTTTTTCCACTAACACTTTTCCCATAAATCCAGTGGATCCCGTGATAAAAATGCTTTTATCTTGGTAAAACTCTGCGATGCTGCTGggattcttcatttttctttaacttcGTATGTCGACGAACTGATGAAAAATGTGAGAGAATGGAACAGTAGAATATTTCTAGTCCAGCCAGCGGCAGTCTTCTTTTGCGTTACAATTGCGGGTTGGCATCTCTTTGCGGAGTGACGATCGTAGCTTTTATCCCTTCCGCTTTTAGAGGAAAACCCGGTACCAAGTAGGCCAGTGGGGTAAGAAAAACGTTACGTACCTAGTAAATATAGGTAAGTGaacatttgtcatttttttcttacggcaattcttattattcttattcttattattttttttgcatttattGTAACCCATTTCGTCATCGTGTTCATATTTTCACCTTCgatatcctttttctttctctctctatagtcTCATCCTTCTGCTTTTTTGGTGTATAGACTTTCTTCTCTAATAAAGGCAGATATGAAACATCATCTTCCTTTGTCCAGTTGAAAGAACCAAGGAAATATAGGTCGGAGAAAGGCCAACGCCAAGACGCTTTAACAACGGTAAAGCGTGCTGATGGAAACACGTGTAGCGGTTCAGCCTATTAGCGCTTTTACTCAGACATTTCCGTCGCAGCAAAAACTTAAACATATACACACACTTTCTCCCTCACGGTTCTTGGTTCAGTCAACAAATGGACATGTGCGCACTAGCATCGTGAATGGAAGCGGGTCAATTGCAACAGTCCAATGAAGATTGGAGCAATTTTTTCCGTAAGATGATttctttcttatcatttttctttttttattttaatgttggagagagagaaatacagTCACCAATTTCATCAAAGAAGTGAACATGCTTAGTGAGACAGATAGGTCGTCATCGATGATGAAGCATCTGGACAAAAGTAGAAGCGTGTGATGGGATAATTGCCATCCCAGAACGtggtttgagaaaaaaaatcgatttagtACTTATAGCGTTCTACTTCACGGTGAGTAAACTCAGAAGCACAGCTGTTTCCTCTTCTTGTTATTTTAGAAATTGAGTTCTACCTTACCGctctattttttcgatttcgttCAGCTGTTGGGGCATTCACACATGATGTTAAAATGTAGTCCAAAAAGGCAGACGGTCGAGATCGTATAGACGGTTgacctataataataatttatacgATTCAGTCTTACGTAACTACCGGTACCGTATTGATCTGTGTAAAGTTATGGTAAATAGTCGACCGAAATGTTCGTACAACACACTTTTATTCTGAATGAaatggaatataatggaatgtaagaaatatatttattttatgttaaTTAAAACCTCttctcaaaatttttgtttactttcacCGCAATAAATTTTAAAGAGCTTATTTAATCATTTAAAGTTTATTTGTGTGTTATGACTGAATTTTTTGGTAgttaacacaaataaaaaaaagaaaagaaaatgagctgAACAAAAGGCACATCAGCGGCGTCATTCATCcctaaattattaaattttttgtcccAGTAACCCAGTTCATTTATAAATTTCAAAGCTATAATTTGCGGCTTAAGTTTATAAATTTCTTGTGCTTCAATAGTAAATAGTACAAAAGCATTTCGTCCTTTAAATGAGCACGGCGTGTGTTTGTTTTCTGCTGCATCAGCAGGATTGAATGTCCTTACTATTCTTCTATATGGTCAATGTCCCATATTTTGTGTGAGAAAAATTCGCCGTGTAATCCGATGCTGCGTGACGCAGTCAACTGCCAGCGTTAATCgacaaaaacttgaaaaaatccTTATTGTGATTGACTTGCATTCCAGTAGatgaaattgataaaaaattatgatagTCATATCCTTAGAACACCATATtttgatcttcttctttccttattttcaCTAGATCCCGTCATCAACAGTAAGTTATTGCGgtaaaataatcaataaattacGTTTCTAACCGATTACAACTAAACAGTGAACCACggtagatatttaaaaaaaattgaatatgtCATAAGAATgaatatgaaagaaaaaaaaaagaaagaaaagtctgTGTCTTCAGTATCCGTTTCgaattgaaatattcaaatttgtttcacgCCCAGTCCCTGTTCTCATTTCGTGACTTCGGGATTGTCAGAAAGGAGTACAATTCTGTGTATTAAAGAACCGGATTCAAAGCGTGAACTATGGAAATTAACTCTCagagtttcttttattatccTTGAATATGCaacttattaaaaataaataaataaaggttCATAATTAATAGAATTTCGGATAGGCGCAATGTATATAGACATACGTACCAGCTTTATACTTTACTCTTATGATTTGATAtcctatttttacaagttttagGGACATCCCCGGCCTTGAAAATATGCCTTGACACACTTTCACTACTTTCACCACGAACCCTTTATTGGCCCACTGCTTTTGAAATAACAACCAACAAGCTACGGGATATACAAACCGGTTTCCATACTCAACTCACGTGAAGGTTGGCTCTATAGGGTTGAAGGaaagttattcattttttttaaatgttgttcGAACCTAGTTTTGCTGCTGTCTCGACGAACAACCGTCCTACTCAGACGAAAGGAAAAGCTCAAAAAATTCGAGCTATCTTTTTATTGAAACAAATTATGACCTTTAGGAGGAGTCTCGTCCCGTTTAGAAGCTTCTAGACAGCAATAAGTATTCTTTCTTGTTTCCAGATATAGTGAAAAATAATCAGATTTACAGTATCTTAAAAGAAAATCCCTTTCCccggaaaaaaaaggtaatttatACACACcgacacacaaaaataaaaatcttacaTGGGAGATTTTTATGTGCTCGACCCATTTATGGAATGGCAGTCAACTACGACCTGAAGACGGCTGATAAAACAATAAGCGATACCCCTCTTGTTTGTTGGAATTGCTTTGACCCGTAAAACGCAATCAGTATTTTTCCAACAAACTATTCTTTGTGAATTCGTTTCTAGTTTGCTTTTTGTTAGTTTATCTTGCGAATCGGTGTATAGCAGACGGACCGATGATTCTGAGCGATATAAGATGGCACAAAAAGACAAATAGGGAGACCTTCTGCCTGAATATTTTGATCGATCTGATTCCAAGACAACTTTAAAGTCTGGAATAGACAAATCTATACAGTTCTATTAATCGATTCCGACAAACTGAGGACCGTGCTAGAAATAATACGACG
Protein-coding regions in this window:
- the LOC124328292 gene encoding uncharacterized protein LOC124328292, which produces MCINFRKFVFLITISIYLENTFVHSAIDKDFSKEIYYKKGEDLLVSDSKWTFSERRGRLSSGSPVATFLKNSLSITSAIFTIWIFAETRETQADKKQVTSEQQFQDLNDHMEYLNIQMEGVQHSLMHLTCLLFDAVQAQTKNKPFSRECLQFIQKHKQAETYSPINRPTL
- the LOC124328320 gene encoding putative fatty acyl-CoA reductase CG5065; its protein translation is MKNPSSIAEFYQDKSIFITGSTGFMGKVLVEKLLRSCPGIDRVYLLLRPSKGKDIACRLEELINNEVFQSLQQDQPDVFKKLVPVSGDISLTALGLSPADQEILNSSVSIVFHTAARINFDDNLRQAIDANIKGPQKVITFCSQLKKLQAFVHVSTVFNNLDKGEIDEVVYPASMDPQKLMEFVDCMDNELLASITKQLVGKCPNVYAFTKALGEQVLQKFCSENKIPLAIVRPSIVTCSLQEPIPGWIDNLNGPSGFVVGVGKGLLRTAITNCQLVGDMIPVDISINLMIAAAWKSAIGGMQQGSEAKVYNCVTGSHNPVTWGKFNQYGIAAWKRFPTKDMAWYPSINYHTHEIPFKIEKALFHYFPAYFFDFVARIIGKKPIMVSLYNKIHRASSCLNFYVVREWKFVSNNPIQLLEEMSVEDRRVFNFDVREINWENYVTNYILGCRRFLLKDNIQTLQIARRNLNRLYLLRTLLRSILVIVLAFIFYKIFF